The following is a genomic window from Pseudomonas parafulva.
TCTCACCACCGATCATCAGCTGTGTACGCAACTCCCCGCAGGACGCTTTCGCAACGCTGAGATACCAAACCTTCTCTCTGCTCCCGCGCCGCTCCATGCCCTCGGCAATATTGGACGGGATGGAAAGTGCTGACCGCGTGACCTGATCCTTGAATCCATAATCACGACACCCAGCCAGTATCCGGTACAACTCAATGGCCAAACGCTTACTTCGTTGCCAAACTGCCAGCTTCTCAAAATCCATTACGAGCACTCCGAGCCGCCCGCAATACGGCGGCAATCCACAAGTCTCAAACGCTACGCGTTCAGCTTCTGTCTTGCAGCTTGCCGCTTGTAACTTGAAGCTTAGAAATACCCTTGGCGTTTCTTGTCTTCCATGGAACCTGCGCCATCGTGGTCGATGACACGGCCCTGGCGTTCGGACGTGCGCGTCAGGAGCATTTCCTGAATGATGTCGGTGAGCGTCTCGGCTTCCGACTCGACAGCACCCGTCAGTGGGTAGCAGCCCAGGGTTCGGAAACGCACCTTCTTCTTGACGATGCGGGCTTTCTCTTCATCGGTCAGATGCTCGAGAATGCGCTCGTCGTCGATCATGATCAGGGTGCCGTTCTTCTCGATGACTTCGCGCTCGGCGGCGAAGTACAGCGGCACGATCGGGATGCCTTCGAGGTAGATGTACTGCCAGATGTCCAGCTCGGTCCAGTTCGACAATGGGAAGACGCGGATCGACTCGCCCTTGTTGACCTTGCCGTTGTAGACGTTCCACAGCTCCGGACGCTGGTTCTTCGGATCCCAGCGGTGCTTGCTGTCGCGGAACGAATACACGCGCTCCTTGGCCCGCGACTTCTCTTCGTCGCGGCGCGCACCGCCGAAGGCGGCGTCGAAGCCATGCTTGTCCAGCGCCTGCTTGAGGCCCTGGGTCTTCATGATGTCGGTGTGCTTGGCACTGCCGTGGGTGAAGGGGTTGATGCCCTGCGCCACACCCTCGGGGTTGACGTGGGTGATCAGCTCCAGGCCCATTTCCTCGACCATCTTGTCGCGGAAGCGGTACATCTCCTGGAATTTCCAGCGGGTGTCGACGTGCATCACCGGAAACGGCAGCTTGCCCGGGAAGAAGGCCTTGCGCGCCAGGTGCAGCATCACGGCGGAGTCCTTGCCGATCGAGTACAGCATCACCGGATTGTCGAACTCGGCGGCCACCTCGCGGATGATGTGGATGCTTTCCGCCTCCAGCTGTTTCAAGTGCGTCAGTTTGTCGACCATGGCTACTCACGAAAAACGATCTTATGGACGGCCAGCGGGCCGTGTTCGAGCGGAGCACTTTATCACAGCGTCTGATTCTATTTAGGCGGTCAGCTAGATCGAAACGGTCTAATGATATGACTGCCGGTTTGGCCCTCGTACGCGGTATTCAAATCGGATTGGGGCAGTCGATGAACAGGTGTTCGAGGGCGAAGCGCCTGGCCAGATAGTCGCCCAGCGCCTGCACGCCATAGCGCTCGGTGGCGTGATGCCCGGCGGCGATGAAGCTGACGCCGTTCTCGCGGGCACTGTGGAAGGTCTGCTCGGACGCCTCGCCACTGATGAACAGGTCCACACCGGCAGCGATGGCAGCATCGATGTAGCCCTGCCCGCCGCCGGTGCACCAGCCCACCCGACGAACCAGGCTCTGGCCCTCGATCAATAGCGGCTCACGGCCCAGCGCCTCATGCACGCGGCGGGCGACATCGCTGGCGGCCATGGGCTCGGCCAGCGAACCGATCAGGCCAATTACCCGTGGATTGTCCGGATCGAGCGGGCCTTCGACGGTGATGTCGAGCTGGCGTGCCAACTGCACGTTGTTGCCGACTTCCGGGTGCACGTCCAGCGGCAGGTGGAACGCCAGCAGGCTGATGTCGTGCTTGAGCAGGGTCTTGATGCGGCGCTGCTTGATACCAGTGATGCACGGGCTTTCGCCCTTCCAGAAATAACCGTGGTGTACCAGCACCAGGTCGGCGTCGGCCTCGACCGCCGCGTCGAGCAAGGCCTGGCTGGCGGTTACGCCGGTGACGATGCGCCTGACCTGCGCACGCCCTTCGACCTGCAAGCCATTGGGGCAGTAATCCTGGATCTTGGCGCTGCCAAGGTAGCGCTCGGCTTCCTCGACCAGGGTGCTCAGGGCGACGGCCATCCACATATCTCCTCGTAATTCGCTGCTTCAACGGGCGCCAGGCCTCGTATACTGGCCGCCATTATGGGCTGTCGCGGTAGCCGGGGAAACCGGAGCCTGCGGCGCGGGCAAAGCCGCGCCTAGAGGTGTATCATCGCGCGCGTTCGCGTTCAGGCCCCCGCCCCACTCCAGGATTTTTTCGATGTTCAAGGCTCTGCGTTACTTTGGCTGGCCCCTGCTCACTGGCGTGCTGATCGCCGCACTGATCATCCAGCGGTTCCCGGAATGGGTCGGCCTGCCCAGCCAGGACGTCAACCTGCAGCAGGCGCCGCAGACTTCGCGGATCGTGCAAGGCCCGGTCAGCTATGCCGACGCCGTCACCGTCGCCGCCCCAGCCGTGGCCAACCTGTACACCACCAAAGCGGTGAACAAGAACGCTCACCCGCTGTTCGAAGACCCGCAATTCCGCCGCTTCTTCGGCGACAACCTGCCCAAGCAACGGCGCTGGGAGTCGAGCCTGGGCTCGGCGGTGATCATGAGCCGCGAAGGCTACCTGCTGACCAACAACCACGTCACCAGCGGCGCGGACCAGATCGTGGTGGCGCTCAAGGACGGCCGCGAAACCCTGGCGCGGGTGATCGGCAGCGATCCGGAAACCGACCTGGCGGTGCTGAAGATCGATCTCAAAGACCTGCCGGCCATCACCATCGGCCGCTCCGACAACGTGCACATCGGCGATGTCTGCCTGGCCATCGGCAACCCCTTCGGCGTCGGCCAGACCGTAACCATGGGCATCATCAGCGCCACGGGCCGCAACCAACTGGGGCTGAACAACTACGAAGACTTCATCCAGACCGACGCGGCCATCAACCCGGGCAACTCCGGCGGTGCGCTGGTCGATGCCGACGGCAACCTGATCGGCATCAACACCGCGATCTTCTCCAAATCCGGCGGCTCCCAAGGCATTGGCTTCGCCATCCCGGCCAAGCTGGCGTTGGAGGTCATGAAGTCGATCGTCGAGCACGGCCAGGTGATTCGCGGCTGGCTGGGCATCGAAGTGCAGCCGTTGTCGCAGGAACTGGCCGAGTCGTTCGGCATGCAGGGTCGTCCCGGCATCGTCGTGGCCGGCATCTTCCGTGACGGTCCGGCCCAGCGCGCGGGCCTGCAACTGGGTGATGTGATCCTGAGCATCAACGGCGAGCCGGCCGGTGATGGCCGCAAGTCGATGAACCAGGTGGCGCGGATCAAGCCGAACGAAAAGATCAGCATCGAGGTGATGCGCAATGGCAAGCAGCTCAAGCTGATCGCCGAAGTGGGCCTGCGCCCGCCACCAGCGCCGGTGGCCAAGCAGGAAGAGAAGTAAGCCAACCCCACGCCTCCAGAAGCGGGCAAGCCGCTTCTGGAAAGCCCCGCGTCATCAGTGCAGGATCTGGCTCAGGAACAGCTTGGTGCGGTCGCTGCGCGGGCGGTCGAAGAAGTCGTCCGGCGCGGCCTGCTCGACGATCTCGCCCTTGTCCATGAAGATCACCCGATTCGCCACGGTGCGGGCGAAGCCCATCTCGTGGGTCACGCAGAGCATGGTCATGCCGTCTTCGGCCAGTCCGACCATGGTGTCGAGCACCTCCTTGACCATTTCCGGATCCAGCGCCGACGTCGGCTCGTCGAACAGCATGATCTTGGGTTTCATGCACAGCGCGCGGGCGATGGCCACCCGCTGCTGCTGACCGCCGGACAACTGCCCCGGATACTTGTGCGCCTGCTCGGGAATGCGCACCCGCTCCAGGTAATGCATGGCGATTTCCTCGGCCTTGCGCCGTGGCAGCTTGCGCACCCACATCGGCGCCAAGGTGCAGTTCTCCAGAATGCTCAGGTGCGGGAACAGGTTGAAGTGCTGGAACACCATGCCGACCTCGCGACGGATCGCCTCGATCTGCTTGAGGTCGTTGGTCAACTCCACGCCATCGACCACGATGCGCCCCTGCTGGTGTTCCTCCAGCCGGTTGAGGCAGCGGATGGTGGTGGACTTGCCCGAGCCCGACGGGCCGCACAGGACGATGCGCTCGCCCTGTCGCACGTTGAGGTTGATGTCCTTGAGCACATGGAACTGGCCGTACCACTTGTTCACGCCCTGCATCTGGATGATGCCTTCGGGGCCGGCGCTGTGTCTGATCGCTTCACTCATCTCGAAACTCCTAACGCTTGTGGCCAGTGTCCAGCTTGCGCTCCAGGTGCATGGAGTAGCGCGACATGGCGAAACAGAAAATCCAGTAAACCAGGGCGGCGAATACGTAGCCCTCGGTGGCCATGCCCAGCCAGGCAGGGTCTGCCGTGGCCTGGCGGGTGCTGTTGAGCAAGTCGAACAGGCCGATGATGATCACCAGGCTGGTGTCCTTGAACAGCGCGATGAAGGTGTTGACGATGCCCGGAATCACCAGCTTCAAGGCCTGCGGCAGGATCACCAGGCCCATGGCCCGCCAGTAGCCCAGGCCCATGGCGGCGGCGGCCTCGTACTGCCCCTTGGGGATGGCCTGCAAGCCGCCACGCACCACTTCGGCGATGTACGCCGACTCGAACAGGATGACGAAGATCATGGCCCGCAGCAGTTTGTCGAAGCTGGTGCCCTCAGGCATGAACAGCGGCAGCATCACCGACGACATGAACAGCACGGTAATCAGCGGAATGCCGCGCCAGAACTCGATGAAGGTCACCGAGACCGCCTTGACCACCGGCATGTTCGAGCGCCGGCCCAGCGCCAGCAGAATCCCCAGTGGCAAGGCAGCGGCGATGCCCACGGTGGCGATCACCAGCGTCAGCATCAGCCCGCCCCACTGCGAAGTCGGCACGCTGCTCAGGCCGAAGCTGCCGCCGTGCAGCAACAGGTAGGCGAGGATCGGATACAGCACCAGGTAGCACAGGCCGTAGGGCAGTTTTCGCGGAAAACGCCGAATGAACAGCGGCGCGGCGCCGATCACGCCCAGCCACACGCTCAAGTCCACCCGCCAGCGCAACTCGCTGGGGTAGTAGCCATACATGAACTGGCCGAAACGCTGCTGGATGAACACCCAGCAAGCGCCCTGCCCGCTGCAGTCGGCGCGGGTACTCCCGGTCCAACTGGCGTCGAGGAACGCCCAGTGCAGCAGCGGCGGCACGATCAGCCAGATCAGGTACAGCGCGAATAGCGTCAGCAGGGTATTGGCCCAACTGGAAAACAGGTTGGCCCGCAGCCAGGCGAGCACGCCGACGGTCTTCACCGGTGGCGGCATGTCGGGTTTGAAAAAATGGGTAGTCATGCGCCGGCCCTCACCGTTCGATCAGCGCAATGCGCTTGTTGTACCCGTTCATCAGCAACGAGATGCTGATACTGATGGTCAGATACACGCCCATGGTGATCGCCATCACCTCCACCGACTGGCCGGTCTGGTTCAGCACCGTACCGGCGAACAGCGACACCAGCTCGGGGTAGCCGATCACCGCCGCCAGCGACGAGTTCTTGGTCAGGTTCAGGTACTGGCTGGTCAGCGGTGGAATGATCACCCGCATGGCCTGGGGGATGATCACCTTGCGCAGGGTCGGCCCTTCGCGCAGCCCAAGCGAGCGCGCCGCCTCGGTCTGGCCATGGCTGACCGAGCGGATGCCAGCGCGAACGATCTCGGCGATGAACGCAGCGGTGTAGATCGACAACGCCAGGGTCAACGCCAGGAACTCGGGAATCAGCACCCAGCCGCCGGTGAAGTTGAACCCTTTGAGCTGCGGCACCTGCCACTGCAGCGGGTTGCCGAACAGCAGCACGCACACCCCCGGGATACCGACCAACAGCAGCAGGCCGACCCAGAATTTGTGAAACGGCTGGCCGGTTTCATCGAAACGCCGGTTGGCCTGGCGCACCATCACCACGATTGCCACCAGCGCCAGCAACAGGGACACCACGAACGGCCAGAAGCCTTCGCCCATCGACGCACCGGGCATGTTCACACCGCGACTGCTGATGAAGAACAGGTCATCGATGTTGATGCTGCCGCGCGGCCCCGGCAGCGCCGTGAACACGGCGAAGTACCAGAACAGGATTTGCAGCAACGGCGGGATGTTGCGGAAGGTCTCGACGTACACCGCCGCCAGCTTGCCGATCACCCAGTTCGACGACAGCCGCGCCACGCCGATGATGAAGCCGAGCACGGTGGCCAGGACGATGCCGATGGCACTGGCCAGCAGGGTATTGAGCAACCCCACCAACAGCACGCGGGCGTAGGTGTCGGTCTCGTTGTAGTCGATCAGGTGCTGGGCGATGCCGAAGCCGGCACTGCGCTCGAGGAAATCGAAGCCCGAGGTGATCCCCCGGTGCTGCATGTTGGTCTGGGTGTTGTGAATGAGGAACCAGCCCAGGGCGATCACGGCCACGACCGTAACGACCTGGAACAGCCACGCACGCACGCGCGGATCGCTCAGGGACAGCCCTTTGCGCGCGCCGGTTGGATTGTTCATGAAAGGCACCGAAAGCAAGGAAGTGGAACGACCCGCGACGGCCACATACCGTCGCGGGTGACGGCGATCAGCGCACCGGTGGCGCGTACTGGATACCGCCGTTGTTCCACAGAGCGTTCAGCCCACGGTCGATCTGCAGCGGCGTGCTCTTGCCCAGGTTCTTCTCGAACACTTCGCCGTAGTTGCCCACCTGCTTGACGATCTGCACCACCCAGTCCTTGGGCAGCTTGAGGTCCTTGCCGTACTCACCGTCGGCGCCGAGCATGCGCGCCACGTCCGGGTTCTTGGTGGACTTGGCCTCGGCTTCGACGTTCTTGGAGGTCACACCGGCTTCTTCGGCGTTGAGCATGGCGAACAGCGTCCAGCGCACGATGCTGAACCAGTCTTCGTCACCCTTGCGCACTACCGGGCCGAGGGGCTCCTTGGAAATGGTTTCCGGCAGTACCACGTAGTCGCCCGGCGCGGCCAGCTTGGAGCGCTGTGCGTAGAGCTGCGACTTGTCCGAGGTGAGCACGTCGCAACGCCCGGACTCGAGCGATTTGGCGCTCTCGTCGGAGGTATCGAAGGTGATCGGGGTGTACTTCAGGCCATTGGCGCGGAAATAGTCGGAAACGTTCAGTTCGGTGGTGGTGCCGGCCTGGATGCAGATGGTGGCGCCGTCGAGCTCCTTGGCGCTTTTCACGCCGAGCTTGTTGTTGACCAGGAAGCCGATACCGTCGTAGTAGGTGACCCCGGTGAACACCAGGCCCATGCCGGCGTCGCGCGAGCTGGTCCAGGTGGTGTTGCGCGACAGCACATCGACTTCACCGGACTGAAGCGCGGTGAAGCGCTCCTTAGCGTTGAGCTGGCTGAACTTGACCTTGCTGGCATCGCCGAACACGGCCGCCGCCACGGCGCGGCAGACATCGGCGTCGATGCCGACGATCTTGCCCTGGGCGTCAGGGACGGAGAAGCCCGGGAGGCCGTCGCTCACGCCACACTGGACGAAGCCCTTCTTCTGCACCGCATCGAGCGTGGCCCCGGCCTGTGCGGTGCTCACGGCACCGAAGGCGGCGGCAGCGGTCAGGACTGCCAGCGTGGTTTTCAACATCTTCATCAACAACCTCCAAATGCTCTTGTTGTATCGAGCCGGAATTGCACCGCGCCCTCATGAGGCGCATCCGACCCTGGTTGGCGTGTTATTCGGGTCAATTGGCGCAACGGGCCGTTCTGTGACAGCCTTTCCTGCAAGTGGACGGTGTTACCGGTCCGGTTTCGCCCCGTGCAGCGACATGGACATAGCAAGGGGCGTACCACAGTGACCGCCTAAAGCGTTTAAGCAGACGTCAAGAGGGTAAAGTTGCAGCGTTGCGACATGCAGTTATGGCCCTCGCCATCCACGCCGCCTTTTCACGCACTCAATGAGTTCCCACGCACTTTTTCGGAGCATTCATGACCCAACCGTTGATCCTCGAACCCCAGAATACGGCCGATGCCTGTGTGATCTGGTTGCACGGCCTGGGCGCCGACCGTTACGACTTCCTACCGGTGGCCGAATTTCTTCAGGAACGACTGCATAGCACGCGCTTCATCATGCCCCAGGCGCCAACCCGCCCGGTGACCATCAACGGCGGCTATGCCATGCCCAGCTGGTACGACATCAAGGCCATGAGCCCGGCGCGGGCCATCGACGAAGCGCAACTGGACGCCTCCGCCGCGCAGGTCATCGACTTGATCGAAGCCGAACAGGCCAAGGGCATCGACCTGGCCCGCATCGTCCTGGCCGGTTTCTCCCAGGGCGGCGCCGTGGTGCTGCATACCGCGTATATAAAGTGGCAAGAGGCCCTGGGCGGCGTCATCGCCCTGTCGACCTACGCCCCGACCTTCAGCGACACGCACCAGCTCAGTGCCTGTCAGCAGCGCACGCCTGCCCTGTGCCTGCATGGCGTGCACGATCCGGTGGTCATTCCCTCCATGGGGCGCACGGCGTTCGAGTACCTCAATACCTGGGGCGTGGCGGCGCGCTGGCACGAATACCCCATGGAACACGAAGTGCTGGTGGAAGAACTGAGCGACATCCACGACTGGCTGGCCCAGCGGCTTCAGTGATTGCCCACGCGCCTGTAGTCGCGGGCGCATTGCACTACGCCGAGTGGGGTTCTTGCATTACACTGCCCGGCGTACATTCCTTAATCAATTGACGAGACGACCGTGCTCAAGGCACTCAAGAAGATATTCGGCAAAGCCGACGCCGCCCCGCAGGCCGTCGCGCCCTCTGCCCCCGTGACAGCCCAAACGCCGCAGCCCACTGCCGCTCACCCGCCCAAGCCCGAGCGCGCCAGCGCGCCCAGCCCTCAGCCGGAGCCAGCGCCTCAGGCCACTGCACCGGTCGCCCGGACCCCGCGGGAAAAACCGCGCCGCGAGCGCAAACCCAAGCCGCAGGCCAGCCTGTGGAAACCGGAAGATTTCGTGGTCGAACCCCAGGAAGGCAAGACCCGCTTCCACGACTTCAAGCTCTCCGACACGTTGATGCATGCCATCCACGACCTGGGTTTCCCCTACTGCACGCCGATCCAGGCGCAGGTGCTGGGCCACACCCTGCGCGGCCAGGACGCCATCGGTCGGGCCCAGACCGGCACCGGCAAGACCGCCGCGTTCCTCATCTCGATCATTGCGCAACTGCAACAGACGCCGCCGCCCAAGGAACGCTACATGGGCGAGCCGCGCGCATTGATCATCGCGCCCACCCGTGAACTGGTGGTGCAGATCGCCAAGGACGCCGAAGCCCTGACCCGCTACAGCGGGCTCAACGTGATGAGCTTCGTCGGCGGCATGGAGTACGACAAGCAGCTCAAGGCCCTGGAGAAACGCCACTGCGACATTCTGGTGGCCACGCCTGGGCGCCTGCTGGACTTCCAGCAACGCGGCGAAGTGCACCTGGACATGGTCGAGGTGATGGTGCTGGACGAGGCCGATCGCATGCTCGACATGGGCTTCATCCCGCAGGTGCGGCAGATCATCCGTCAGACCCCGCCCAAGAGCGAACGTCAGACCCTGCTGTTCTCCGCCACCTTCACCGACGACGTGATGAATCTGGCCAAGCAGTGGACCACCGATCCTGCCATCGTCGAGATCGAGCCGGAGAACGTGGCCAGCGAAACCGTCGAGCAGCACGTCTATGCCGTGGCCGGCAGCGACAAGTACAAGCTGCTGTACAACCTGGTGACGCAGAACGGCTGGCAGCGGGTGATGGTCTTCGCCAACCGCAAGGACGAGGTGCGGCGCATCGAGGAGCGCCTGGTGCGCGATGGCGTCAACGCCGCGCAACTGTCCGGCGACGTGCCGCAGCACAAGCGGATCCGCACCCTGGAGAACTTCCGTGAAGGGCGCGTCACCGTGCTGGTGGCCACCGATGTGGCCGGACGCGGCATTCACATCGACGGCATCAGCCATGTGATCAACTTCACCCTGCCGGAAGACCCGGACGACTACGTGCACCGCATCGGCCGCACCGGGCGTGCGGGCACCAGCGGGGTGTCGATCAGCTTCGCCGGGGAGGACGACGCCTACCAACTGCCGGCGATCGAGGAACTGCTGGGGCGCAAGATCAAATGCGAGATGCCGCCGGACGCGTTGCTCACGCCGGTGCCGCGCAAGGCCCAGGCGAGCGCCAACCCGTCGGTGTAGACGCGCCCGGCTACTGCCAGCGCTCGGCCGCGTCCTGGTCGCTCTGACGGCCTTCCACCCAGCGCGGCCCCTCCTGGGTGGTTTCCTTCTTCCAGAAGGGCGCGCGGGTCTTGAGGTAGTCCATGATGAAATTGCAGGCGTCGAACGCCGCCTGCCGGTGCGCGCTGGCCACGCCGACGAAGACGATCGGCTCGCCCGGCTCCAGCGCGCCGATGCGATGCAGCACCTCGACCTTCAACAACGGCCAGCGCTGCTGCGCCTCGTCGACGATCTTGCCCAGCGCCTTCTCGGTCATGCCCGGATAGTGCTCGAGGAACATCCCCGCCACCTCGCGCCCGTCATTGAAGTCGCGCACGTAGCCAACGAATCCCACCACCGCACCCACGCCGACATTCGCCGCGTGCAGGGCATTGAGCTCGTAGCCCGCATCGAAGACGGCCTGCTGAACCCGTATGGCCATGCTCAGCCTCCCGTTACCGGTGGGAAAAAGGCCACCTGGTCGCCCTCCTCCACGGGCTCGTCGAGCCGGCACAATTCCTCGTTGCGGGCGCACATCAGGTTCTGCTCGGCCAGCACCGCGTAGGCGCCGCCCTTGGCCAGCAACGCCTGGCGCACGTCGTCGAGCACCTGAAAATCGCCGTCGAGCGACTCGCCGTCGAGCCCGAGCCGCTCGCGGTAGCGGGCGAAATACAACGTCCTGATCTTCATCACACAGGCACCTGGTAATGGCCGCTCTTGCCGCCGATCTTCTCCAGCAGGCGCACCTGCTCGATGACCATGCCTTTGTCGACGGCCTTGCACATGTCGTAGATCGTCAGGGCGGCGACACTCGCGGCAGTCAGCGCCTCCATCTCCACCCCGGTCTGCCCAGCCAGCTTGCAGCGGGCGAGGATGTGCACGGCGTCTTCGCCGTCGGCGCGCAGCTCCACCTTGACGCTGGTAAGCATCAGCGGATGGCACAGTGGGATCAGGTCGCTGGTTTTCTTCGCCGCCTGGATACCCGCAATGCGCGCCACGGCGAACACATCACCCTTGGGGTGCTCGCCCTCGACGATCATGCGCAGCGTGGCCGGCAACATGCGCACCCGCGCCTCGGCGCTGGCCTCACGTGAGGTCACGGCCTTTTCAGTGACGTCGACCATGTTGGCGCGCCCCTGGGAATCGAGATGAGTCAGCACTGCTCTGCTCCTGTGAAGAGAGTGCAGAGTGTAAACCGCTACTGGGCGAATGTGCAGGCAAAGCGCCCCAGCGCCGGCGAGCCGGCGTTGAGGCGTTGGGGGCTACATATGCGACTCGGCGTACTCGGCCAGCACC
Proteins encoded in this region:
- a CDS encoding four helix bundle protein: MDFEKLAVWQRSKRLAIELYRILAGCRDYGFKDQVTRSALSIPSNIAEGMERRGSREKVWYLSVAKASCGELRTQLMIGGEIGYIDAGLASGWINETRELSRMLSGLINRMSN
- the cysD gene encoding sulfate adenylyltransferase subunit CysD, which encodes MVDKLTHLKQLEAESIHIIREVAAEFDNPVMLYSIGKDSAVMLHLARKAFFPGKLPFPVMHVDTRWKFQEMYRFRDKMVEEMGLELITHVNPEGVAQGINPFTHGSAKHTDIMKTQGLKQALDKHGFDAAFGGARRDEEKSRAKERVYSFRDSKHRWDPKNQRPELWNVYNGKVNKGESIRVFPLSNWTELDIWQYIYLEGIPIVPLYFAAEREVIEKNGTLIMIDDERILEHLTDEEKARIVKKKVRFRTLGCYPLTGAVESEAETLTDIIQEMLLTRTSERQGRVIDHDGAGSMEDKKRQGYF
- a CDS encoding Nif3-like dinuclear metal center hexameric protein, with the translated sequence MAVALSTLVEEAERYLGSAKIQDYCPNGLQVEGRAQVRRIVTGVTASQALLDAAVEADADLVLVHHGYFWKGESPCITGIKQRRIKTLLKHDISLLAFHLPLDVHPEVGNNVQLARQLDITVEGPLDPDNPRVIGLIGSLAEPMAASDVARRVHEALGREPLLIEGQSLVRRVGWCTGGGQGYIDAAIAAGVDLFISGEASEQTFHSARENGVSFIAAGHHATERYGVQALGDYLARRFALEHLFIDCPNPI
- the algW gene encoding Do family serine endopeptidase AlgW produces the protein MFKALRYFGWPLLTGVLIAALIIQRFPEWVGLPSQDVNLQQAPQTSRIVQGPVSYADAVTVAAPAVANLYTTKAVNKNAHPLFEDPQFRRFFGDNLPKQRRWESSLGSAVIMSREGYLLTNNHVTSGADQIVVALKDGRETLARVIGSDPETDLAVLKIDLKDLPAITIGRSDNVHIGDVCLAIGNPFGVGQTVTMGIISATGRNQLGLNNYEDFIQTDAAINPGNSGGALVDADGNLIGINTAIFSKSGGSQGIGFAIPAKLALEVMKSIVEHGQVIRGWLGIEVQPLSQELAESFGMQGRPGIVVAGIFRDGPAQRAGLQLGDVILSINGEPAGDGRKSMNQVARIKPNEKISIEVMRNGKQLKLIAEVGLRPPPAPVAKQEEK
- a CDS encoding amino acid ABC transporter ATP-binding protein, translating into MSEAIRHSAGPEGIIQMQGVNKWYGQFHVLKDINLNVRQGERIVLCGPSGSGKSTTIRCLNRLEEHQQGRIVVDGVELTNDLKQIEAIRREVGMVFQHFNLFPHLSILENCTLAPMWVRKLPRRKAEEIAMHYLERVRIPEQAHKYPGQLSGGQQQRVAIARALCMKPKIMLFDEPTSALDPEMVKEVLDTMVGLAEDGMTMLCVTHEMGFARTVANRVIFMDKGEIVEQAAPDDFFDRPRSDRTKLFLSQILH
- a CDS encoding amino acid ABC transporter permease: MTTHFFKPDMPPPVKTVGVLAWLRANLFSSWANTLLTLFALYLIWLIVPPLLHWAFLDASWTGSTRADCSGQGACWVFIQQRFGQFMYGYYPSELRWRVDLSVWLGVIGAAPLFIRRFPRKLPYGLCYLVLYPILAYLLLHGGSFGLSSVPTSQWGGLMLTLVIATVGIAAALPLGILLALGRRSNMPVVKAVSVTFIEFWRGIPLITVLFMSSVMLPLFMPEGTSFDKLLRAMIFVILFESAYIAEVVRGGLQAIPKGQYEAAAAMGLGYWRAMGLVILPQALKLVIPGIVNTFIALFKDTSLVIIIGLFDLLNSTRQATADPAWLGMATEGYVFAALVYWIFCFAMSRYSMHLERKLDTGHKR
- a CDS encoding amino acid ABC transporter permease → MNNPTGARKGLSLSDPRVRAWLFQVVTVVAVIALGWFLIHNTQTNMQHRGITSGFDFLERSAGFGIAQHLIDYNETDTYARVLLVGLLNTLLASAIGIVLATVLGFIIGVARLSSNWVIGKLAAVYVETFRNIPPLLQILFWYFAVFTALPGPRGSINIDDLFFISSRGVNMPGASMGEGFWPFVVSLLLALVAIVVMVRQANRRFDETGQPFHKFWVGLLLLVGIPGVCVLLFGNPLQWQVPQLKGFNFTGGWVLIPEFLALTLALSIYTAAFIAEIVRAGIRSVSHGQTEAARSLGLREGPTLRKVIIPQAMRVIIPPLTSQYLNLTKNSSLAAVIGYPELVSLFAGTVLNQTGQSVEVMAITMGVYLTISISISLLMNGYNKRIALIER
- a CDS encoding amino acid ABC transporter substrate-binding protein, whose amino-acid sequence is MKMLKTTLAVLTAAAAFGAVSTAQAGATLDAVQKKGFVQCGVSDGLPGFSVPDAQGKIVGIDADVCRAVAAAVFGDASKVKFSQLNAKERFTALQSGEVDVLSRNTTWTSSRDAGMGLVFTGVTYYDGIGFLVNNKLGVKSAKELDGATICIQAGTTTELNVSDYFRANGLKYTPITFDTSDESAKSLESGRCDVLTSDKSQLYAQRSKLAAPGDYVVLPETISKEPLGPVVRKGDEDWFSIVRWTLFAMLNAEEAGVTSKNVEAEAKSTKNPDVARMLGADGEYGKDLKLPKDWVVQIVKQVGNYGEVFEKNLGKSTPLQIDRGLNALWNNGGIQYAPPVR
- a CDS encoding alpha/beta hydrolase, with translation MTQPLILEPQNTADACVIWLHGLGADRYDFLPVAEFLQERLHSTRFIMPQAPTRPVTINGGYAMPSWYDIKAMSPARAIDEAQLDASAAQVIDLIEAEQAKGIDLARIVLAGFSQGGAVVLHTAYIKWQEALGGVIALSTYAPTFSDTHQLSACQQRTPALCLHGVHDPVVIPSMGRTAFEYLNTWGVAARWHEYPMEHEVLVEELSDIHDWLAQRLQ
- the rhlB gene encoding ATP-dependent RNA helicase RhlB — translated: MLKALKKIFGKADAAPQAVAPSAPVTAQTPQPTAAHPPKPERASAPSPQPEPAPQATAPVARTPREKPRRERKPKPQASLWKPEDFVVEPQEGKTRFHDFKLSDTLMHAIHDLGFPYCTPIQAQVLGHTLRGQDAIGRAQTGTGKTAAFLISIIAQLQQTPPPKERYMGEPRALIIAPTRELVVQIAKDAEALTRYSGLNVMSFVGGMEYDKQLKALEKRHCDILVATPGRLLDFQQRGEVHLDMVEVMVLDEADRMLDMGFIPQVRQIIRQTPPKSERQTLLFSATFTDDVMNLAKQWTTDPAIVEIEPENVASETVEQHVYAVAGSDKYKLLYNLVTQNGWQRVMVFANRKDEVRRIEERLVRDGVNAAQLSGDVPQHKRIRTLENFREGRVTVLVATDVAGRGIHIDGISHVINFTLPEDPDDYVHRIGRTGRAGTSGVSISFAGEDDAYQLPAIEELLGRKIKCEMPPDALLTPVPRKAQASANPSV
- the moaE gene encoding molybdopterin synthase catalytic subunit MoaE, with the translated sequence MAIRVQQAVFDAGYELNALHAANVGVGAVVGFVGYVRDFNDGREVAGMFLEHYPGMTEKALGKIVDEAQQRWPLLKVEVLHRIGALEPGEPIVFVGVASAHRQAAFDACNFIMDYLKTRAPFWKKETTQEGPRWVEGRQSDQDAAERWQ
- a CDS encoding MoaD/ThiS family protein is translated as MKIRTLYFARYRERLGLDGESLDGDFQVLDDVRQALLAKGGAYAVLAEQNLMCARNEELCRLDEPVEEGDQVAFFPPVTGG